A window of bacterium contains these coding sequences:
- a CDS encoding trypsin-like peptidase domain-containing protein, with protein sequence MSLVLTQSEQPSAAGAGLATAPGIAPAAETDALDAYSRTVVAVVERVGPAVVSLATTREAPERLRRRGMPALRGAGSGVVIAPDGFILTNSHVVRGAEQIQAGFADGKTLPAQVVGTDPHADLAVLRVLDGNLPSAELGDSTRLRAGQLVVALGNPLGFQATVTAGVISALGRTLRAENGRLIDNVIQTDAPLNPGNSGGPLVDSRGTVIGINTAVIAGSQGLCFAIPVNTAAWVAAQLMRDGRVRRAYLGLGAQTITVDRRVTVHYHLDAPTAVRITEVHPGTAADRAGLRPGDVIVRAGERPVRTLDDLLLALGHHTAGAPIEIQFIRGAETKTVTAYPTDLPDEP encoded by the coding sequence ATGTCTCTTGTTCTGACACAAAGCGAGCAGCCGTCCGCCGCCGGCGCCGGACTCGCGACGGCTCCCGGCATCGCCCCGGCCGCGGAAACCGACGCCCTCGACGCGTACTCTCGGACCGTCGTGGCGGTGGTCGAGCGGGTCGGGCCGGCCGTCGTCAGCCTGGCGACGACACGCGAAGCGCCGGAGCGCCTGCGGCGGCGCGGCATGCCGGCGCTGCGCGGCGCCGGAAGCGGCGTCGTGATCGCGCCGGACGGCTTCATCCTGACCAACAGCCACGTCGTCCGGGGCGCCGAGCAAATCCAGGCGGGCTTCGCCGACGGGAAGACCCTGCCGGCCCAGGTCGTCGGCACCGATCCGCACGCGGACCTCGCGGTCCTGCGCGTCCTCGACGGGAATCTGCCGTCGGCGGAGCTCGGCGATTCCACGCGCCTGCGGGCGGGCCAGCTGGTCGTGGCGCTCGGCAACCCGCTCGGGTTCCAGGCCACCGTGACCGCGGGCGTGATCAGCGCCCTCGGCCGGACCCTCCGCGCGGAGAACGGCCGGCTGATCGACAACGTCATCCAGACCGACGCGCCGCTCAATCCCGGCAACTCCGGCGGGCCGCTCGTCGACTCGCGGGGCACCGTGATCGGCATCAACACGGCCGTGATCGCCGGCTCGCAGGGACTCTGCTTTGCGATTCCGGTCAACACCGCGGCCTGGGTCGCCGCGCAGTTGATGCGTGACGGCCGCGTGCGGCGGGCCTATCTCGGCCTCGGCGCGCAGACCATCACGGTCGACCGCCGCGTCACCGTCCACTATCACCTCGATGCCCCGACGGCCGTGCGGATCACCGAGGTACACCCGGGAACCGCGGCGGATCGGGCCGGGCTGCGGCCGGGCGACGTGATCGTGCGGGCGGGGGAGCGTCCGGTCCGGACGCTCGATGACCTGCTGCTCGCGCTCGGGCACCACACCGCGGGCGCGCCGATCGAGATCCAGTTTATCCGCGGCGCGGAGACGAAGACCGTGACGGCATATCCGACGGACCTCCCGGACGAGCCCTAG
- a CDS encoding serine protease codes for MPRIGRYGVVALALACLFAGSRAGGQPAAHPDDATFMLLAVTADGRQPALGTAFFVDGDGTALTNSHVVYTVRQNPERYRLLAVIGREFYSAAIVCANALRYDPQKDKPVLGRDVAEVKLRPSRFPFTTYMLGGIERTAHLTGLPPFPALKLGSDPAPGTAVRVVGYGLVAERIPVMPGVRWAAAGTVDELGAAPDGTRVFRVASTNRPRQGNSGSPVLDADGRVVGMWTWNEGDNLAFGVAIASSALRRPCGAGGEAPGRGLPVATASR; via the coding sequence ATGCCGCGGATCGGCCGTTACGGCGTCGTCGCGCTCGCGCTGGCCTGCCTGTTCGCGGGCAGCCGCGCCGGCGGCCAGCCGGCCGCACATCCGGACGACGCGACGTTCATGCTGCTCGCGGTGACCGCGGATGGCCGGCAGCCGGCGCTCGGGACGGCATTCTTTGTCGACGGCGACGGCACCGCGCTCACCAACAGCCACGTCGTGTACACGGTGCGGCAGAACCCCGAGCGGTACCGGCTGCTGGCCGTCATCGGCCGTGAATTCTACAGCGCCGCGATCGTGTGCGCGAACGCGCTCCGGTATGATCCCCAGAAAGACAAGCCGGTGCTGGGCCGGGACGTGGCCGAAGTCAAGCTGCGCCCGTCGCGGTTTCCGTTTACGACGTACATGCTCGGCGGCATCGAGCGTACCGCTCACCTGACCGGGTTGCCGCCGTTTCCCGCGCTGAAACTCGGCAGTGATCCTGCTCCCGGTACCGCCGTGCGCGTTGTCGGATATGGACTCGTCGCGGAACGGATCCCGGTCATGCCGGGCGTGCGCTGGGCGGCCGCCGGCACCGTCGATGAGCTGGGCGCGGCGCCCGACGGCACGCGCGTGTTCCGGGTTGCGTCGACGAACCGTCCCCGACAGGGCAACAGCGGCTCTCCCGTGCTGGACGCCGACGGACGCGTGGTCGGCATGTGGACCTGGAACGAGGGTGACAACCTCGCATTCGGGGTCGCGATCGCGAGCTCGGCGCTCCGGCGGCCGTGCGGCGCGGGGGGCGAGGCCCCTGGCCGCGGACTGCCGGTTGCAACGGCGTCGCGCTGA
- a CDS encoding alanine racemase, translated as MSAATAPTLGIDTLDTPSLVVDLDRLEGNIARWAAYAKDAGVKLRPHGKTHKCVEIARRQLAAGAVGLTLAKIGEAEVMARAGVEDIFLAYEVVGGPKLPRLLGLARTIRIRVGVDSMEVAAPLADAAAAAGVTVDVMLEVDTGLGRCGAAPGEPLLALAKAVARSRGLRLAGIFTYRGYRPDLEAAGREEGEIMVREAERLRAAGLAIGDVSVGSTPTGRPAARVHGVTEVRPGTYVFNDAMQVRWGSAKPEECALVVVCRVISRPSRDVAVLDAGSKVLTAERGPFSSKGDSHGVLRGYPDCQIDRLWEEHGRVQLTEDARRLRVGDLVEVIPAHVCPTVNLARRLVCVRDGRVEATWEVAARAEVQ; from the coding sequence ATGTCCGCCGCCACCGCGCCAACGCTCGGCATCGACACGCTCGACACGCCCTCGCTCGTTGTCGACCTCGACCGGCTCGAGGGAAACATCGCGCGCTGGGCCGCATACGCCAAAGACGCGGGGGTCAAGCTCCGTCCCCACGGCAAGACCCACAAGTGCGTGGAGATCGCGCGCCGCCAGCTCGCGGCGGGCGCGGTCGGGCTCACACTGGCCAAGATCGGCGAGGCCGAGGTCATGGCGCGCGCGGGCGTCGAGGACATCTTCCTCGCCTACGAGGTCGTCGGGGGGCCCAAGCTCCCGAGGCTGCTCGGGCTCGCGCGCACGATCCGGATCCGCGTCGGCGTCGACAGCATGGAGGTGGCCGCGCCCCTCGCCGATGCGGCGGCGGCGGCCGGCGTGACGGTCGACGTCATGCTCGAGGTCGACACCGGCCTGGGCCGGTGCGGCGCCGCGCCGGGCGAACCGCTGCTTGCCCTCGCGAAAGCGGTGGCGCGGTCGCGCGGCCTGCGTCTAGCCGGCATCTTCACGTACCGCGGCTACCGGCCCGACCTCGAAGCGGCGGGCCGCGAAGAAGGCGAGATCATGGTCCGCGAGGCCGAGCGGCTGCGCGCGGCGGGGTTGGCGATCGGCGACGTCAGCGTCGGCTCGACCCCGACCGGACGCCCCGCGGCGCGGGTGCACGGCGTGACCGAAGTCCGTCCGGGGACGTACGTCTTCAACGATGCGATGCAGGTGCGCTGGGGATCGGCGAAGCCGGAGGAATGCGCGCTCGTGGTGGTCTGCCGGGTGATCAGCCGGCCGTCTCGGGACGTCGCGGTGCTCGACGCCGGGAGCAAGGTGCTGACCGCGGAGCGCGGCCCGTTCAGCAGCAAGGGAGACAGCCACGGCGTGCTGCGCGGCTATCCCGACTGTCAGATCGACCGGCTGTGGGAGGAGCACGGCCGCGTGCAGCTCACCGAGGACGCCCGGCGGCTGCGCGTCGGCGACCTCGTCGAGGTGATCCCGGCCCACGTCTGTCCGACCGTGAACCTGGCGCGGCGGCTCGTCTGTGTGCGGGACGGCCGCGTCGAAGCGACGTGGGAGGTCGCCGCGCGCGCGGAAGTGCAGTAG
- a CDS encoding ATP-binding cassette domain-containing protein, which yields MTGAAAVVHTEGLTKRYPDVTAVDGVSIDVRPGEIYGLIGPNGAGKSTMIKILTTLLPPTAGTAWVAGAEVTRQPSQVRRRIGYVPQVVSADGSLTAYENLWVSARLHDIPRAEQDARINEALDVVGLRDAARTLVRRYSGGMIRRLEIAQSLLHHPAVLFMDEPTVGLDPVAHRAVWEDIDDLRNRYGMTIFITTHDMTEADAHCDRVAVMHLGKIVAIGSPAELKAQVGPAATLDDVFAEFTGSQIVAGGSYREVLRTRRTARRLS from the coding sequence ATGACCGGCGCGGCCGCGGTGGTCCACACGGAGGGCCTCACGAAGCGCTACCCCGACGTTACGGCGGTCGACGGGGTGTCGATCGACGTCCGGCCCGGCGAGATCTACGGACTGATCGGCCCCAACGGCGCGGGCAAGAGCACGATGATCAAGATCCTCACCACGCTGCTCCCGCCGACCGCGGGGACCGCCTGGGTCGCCGGCGCGGAAGTGACGCGGCAGCCGTCGCAGGTGCGCCGGCGGATCGGGTACGTGCCCCAGGTCGTCTCCGCCGACGGGTCGCTCACCGCGTACGAGAACCTGTGGGTCTCCGCGCGGCTTCACGACATCCCGCGGGCGGAACAGGACGCCCGCATCAACGAGGCGCTCGACGTCGTCGGGCTGCGCGACGCGGCGCGTACGCTGGTGCGCCGCTACTCCGGCGGGATGATCCGCCGGCTCGAGATCGCGCAGAGCCTGCTGCACCATCCGGCCGTGCTCTTCATGGACGAGCCGACCGTCGGCCTGGATCCCGTCGCCCACCGCGCGGTCTGGGAGGACATCGACGACCTGCGGAACCGCTACGGCATGACGATCTTCATCACGACGCACGACATGACCGAAGCCGACGCGCACTGCGACCGGGTCGCGGTCATGCACCTCGGCAAGATTGTGGCGATCGGCTCCCCGGCCGAACTGAAGGCGCAGGTCGGTCCGGCGGCGACGCTCGACGACGTCTTCGCCGAGTTCACCGGCAGCCAAATTGTGGCAGGAGGCAGCTACCGTGAGGTCCTTCGCACCCGCCGTACGGCCCGTCGTCTCTCCTGA
- the hutH gene encoding histidine ammonia-lyase, with the protein MDARTIEIDGRTLRLSDVEAAVLGARVTLNGAARHRIERARAMVQDILRDGAVVYGISTGVGDMCTTVIPPEQLRTLQQNILRSHAAGVGAPLPEPVVRAMLLLRANALATGHSGVRPELADLLLALLNDRVHPVIPEQGSLGASGDLAPLAHLALVLTGEGEAFVDGVRLPGRAALARRGLEPIVLEAKEGIALINGTQLMSALGAQVVLDGERLAAAADVAGALTLEALGGTDRAFAAPLQAARPHPGQSASADHLRRLLADSARVSRGEYARVQDAYSLRCMPQVHGAVRHALAHLRDVLAIEINSATDNPLLFPDDRDVISGGNFHGQPLALPLDYVTCALATLANISERRIERLVNPHLSGLPAFLAAHGGLQSGYMLAQYTAAALVSENKVLSHPASVDSIPTSGNQEDHVSMGAAAARKARQVLRHAQQVVGIELVVACQAVDFGRGRLGRGTGAAYRAVRERVARLTDDRPVAADLALGLALVESGAVLDAAEVAIGGPAD; encoded by the coding sequence GTGGACGCCCGAACGATCGAAATCGACGGCCGGACGCTGCGGTTGAGCGACGTGGAGGCCGCCGTGCTCGGCGCGCGGGTGACGTTGAACGGCGCCGCGCGGCACCGCATCGAACGCGCCCGCGCGATGGTGCAGGATATTCTACGGGACGGCGCCGTCGTCTACGGCATCTCGACCGGCGTCGGCGACATGTGCACCACCGTCATCCCGCCCGAGCAGCTCCGCACCCTGCAGCAGAACATCCTGCGATCGCACGCGGCGGGGGTCGGCGCTCCGCTGCCGGAGCCGGTCGTACGCGCGATGCTGCTGCTGCGCGCGAATGCGCTCGCGACGGGGCACTCCGGGGTCCGCCCGGAGCTCGCCGACCTGCTGCTCGCGCTGCTCAACGACCGCGTGCATCCGGTGATCCCGGAGCAAGGCTCGCTCGGCGCAAGCGGCGACCTCGCCCCGCTGGCGCACCTCGCGCTGGTGCTCACCGGCGAGGGCGAAGCGTTCGTCGACGGCGTACGCCTCCCCGGCCGCGCCGCGCTCGCGCGGCGCGGCCTCGAGCCGATCGTCCTCGAAGCGAAGGAGGGCATCGCGCTCATCAACGGCACGCAGCTGATGAGCGCCCTCGGCGCGCAGGTCGTCCTGGACGGCGAGCGGCTCGCGGCGGCGGCGGACGTCGCCGGCGCCCTGACCCTGGAGGCGCTCGGGGGTACCGACCGCGCGTTCGCGGCGCCGCTGCAGGCGGCCCGGCCGCATCCCGGCCAGAGCGCGAGCGCGGACCATCTGCGGCGCCTGCTCGCGGACAGCGCGCGGGTGTCCCGCGGCGAGTACGCGCGCGTGCAGGACGCCTATTCGCTCCGCTGCATGCCGCAGGTGCACGGCGCCGTGCGCCACGCGCTCGCCCACCTGCGCGACGTGCTCGCGATCGAGATCAACAGCGCGACCGACAACCCGCTTCTGTTTCCGGACGATCGCGACGTGATCTCCGGCGGCAACTTTCACGGCCAGCCGCTCGCCCTGCCGCTCGACTATGTGACGTGCGCGCTGGCAACGCTGGCCAACATCAGCGAGCGCCGGATCGAACGCCTCGTGAACCCGCACCTCTCGGGCCTACCCGCGTTTCTCGCCGCGCACGGCGGGCTTCAGTCCGGCTACATGCTCGCGCAGTACACCGCCGCGGCGCTCGTCTCCGAAAACAAGGTCCTCAGCCATCCGGCGAGCGTCGACTCCATCCCGACGTCGGGCAACCAGGAGGATCACGTAAGCATGGGCGCGGCCGCGGCGCGCAAGGCGCGGCAGGTCCTGCGCCACGCCCAGCAGGTCGTCGGGATCGAGCTCGTGGTCGCGTGTCAGGCCGTCGACTTCGGACGCGGCCGCCTCGGACGCGGCACCGGCGCGGCCTACCGCGCCGTCCGGGAGCGGGTCGCCCGCCTCACCGACGACCGGCCGGTCGCGGCCGACCTCGCCCTTGGGCTCGCCCTCGTGGAATCCGGCGCCGTGCTCGACGCCGCGGAGGTGGCGATCGGCGGGCCGGCGGACTAA
- a CDS encoding FAD-dependent oxidoreductase, translating into MVIVGAGVMGASVAHHLAARGCRNVVVLERYGRPGDGSTSRATGGFRLQFGSPMHVRLSALSREKLLRFREETGVDPEYRPRGYLFMVRDETQLRSLRTVLDVQRSAGVDDAREVTPEEIRRLAPWARTDDVIGGTFGPSDGFIRPLEITRGYLASAQRNGVRVEYDAGWVECLVRDEGGRRRIAGVRAGGREIAAPCVVNAAGPWAGVFAARAGVDVPVRPLKRQTGITVPFPKLSDDTPMTICHWDGVHFRVRDGRVLLLWPTDPTPEESAKPFDTTFDPRWLEELLPLAHAYFPILRDAAIDRPRCWAGLYEMSPDRHAILGAAPGLDGMYLINGSSGHGVMHSPALGQLLAEIILDGRATSLDVGPLRPSRFAEGHPNPKDDVL; encoded by the coding sequence ATCGTCATCGTCGGCGCCGGGGTGATGGGCGCAAGCGTCGCCCATCACCTCGCGGCGCGGGGCTGCCGCAACGTCGTCGTCCTCGAACGGTACGGCCGGCCCGGCGACGGCAGCACCTCGCGGGCCACGGGCGGCTTCCGGCTGCAGTTCGGCAGTCCCATGCACGTGCGGCTGTCGGCCCTGTCGCGGGAGAAGCTGCTGCGCTTCCGCGAGGAGACCGGCGTGGACCCGGAGTACCGGCCCCGCGGCTACCTGTTCATGGTCCGCGACGAAACCCAGCTGCGAAGTCTGCGCACGGTCTTGGACGTGCAGCGGTCCGCCGGCGTCGACGACGCGCGCGAGGTGACGCCGGAGGAGATCCGGCGGCTGGCGCCCTGGGCGCGCACCGACGACGTCATCGGGGGGACGTTCGGGCCGAGCGACGGCTTCATCCGGCCGCTCGAGATCACGCGCGGCTATCTGGCATCGGCACAGCGGAACGGTGTCCGCGTCGAGTACGACGCCGGCTGGGTCGAATGCCTCGTCCGCGACGAGGGCGGGCGGCGGCGGATCGCCGGCGTGCGCGCCGGCGGCCGCGAGATCGCCGCGCCCTGCGTCGTCAACGCGGCGGGGCCGTGGGCCGGGGTGTTCGCCGCGCGGGCCGGCGTCGACGTGCCGGTGCGGCCGCTCAAGCGGCAGACCGGCATCACGGTGCCGTTTCCGAAACTGTCCGACGACACGCCGATGACGATCTGCCATTGGGACGGCGTGCATTTCCGGGTTCGGGACGGCAGGGTGCTGCTGCTCTGGCCGACCGATCCCACGCCCGAGGAGTCGGCCAAGCCCTTCGATACGACGTTCGACCCGCGATGGCTCGAGGAGCTGCTGCCGCTCGCGCACGCGTACTTCCCGATTCTGCGCGACGCTGCGATAGACCGGCCGCGCTGCTGGGCCGGGCTCTACGAGATGTCGCCGGACCGCCACGCGATCCTCGGCGCGGCGCCGGGCCTCGACGGGATGTATCTCATCAACGGCTCGTCGGGCCACGGCGTGATGCACTCGCCGGCGCTGGGCCAGTTGCTGGCGGAAATCATCCTCGACGGCCGGGCGACGTCGCTCGACGTGGGTCCGCTGCGGCCGTCGCGCTTCGCGGAAGGACACCCCAACCCGAAAGACGACGTGCTGTAG
- a CDS encoding DinB family protein gives MDAKGYVTQMLGLSHTRLREAIDGVSDADARRVMAGKLTPVVWQVGHLALVDGNYVRRAGGESPVPARYAELFKQGSGGEQDYPPLSEVWSVFDTTHRVLMDRASGADYEAPIDAPAYKTVGEMLLYSSYHRGYHIGKIMSLRGLLGKAPLR, from the coding sequence ATGGACGCGAAAGGGTATGTCACGCAGATGCTCGGCCTCTCCCACACCCGGCTGCGCGAGGCGATCGACGGCGTCTCCGACGCGGATGCCCGGCGCGTCATGGCCGGGAAGCTGACGCCGGTCGTCTGGCAGGTGGGACATCTCGCCCTGGTCGACGGGAATTATGTTCGCCGCGCGGGCGGGGAGTCTCCGGTCCCGGCGCGCTACGCGGAGCTCTTCAAGCAGGGCAGCGGCGGAGAGCAGGATTACCCGCCGCTTTCGGAAGTCTGGAGCGTCTTCGACACGACCCATCGCGTCCTGATGGACCGCGCCTCGGGCGCCGACTACGAGGCGCCGATCGACGCGCCGGCCTACAAGACGGTCGGCGAGATGCTGCTCTACTCCAGTTACCATCGCGGCTACCACATCGGCAAGATCATGTCGCTGCGCGGGCTGCTCGGCAAAGCCCCCCTGAGATAG
- a CDS encoding HD domain-containing phosphohydrolase gives MAAQAPPIRLSEVLSALSSALDLAEGQPIGHAVRTGLIGMRLADELGLDAAARSALLYALLLANAGGPGTADEVTALLDGDDRALKAGFATVDWTRAVAAARYGLRHAGEGRPVWSRTRAVVRTAGSVARVARTFITGRAERGAAVARRLGLPEATAEAIRGADEQWDGRGHPIGARGEAIPLLARIVGLARTVDVFATAGGPEAAVRMARARSGKWFDPALAERVAAWGGDALWWTGLRSSGATARLVAAEPADRIRMVDDAGLDEIARAFAGIVDSKRAWTEGHSARVGALAASIGAALGADAAGRQRLLRAGLLHDIGELSVANRALDKSDALTPAEFTEIKQHPRQTFEILSKIPPFADVARLAALHHERLDGSGYPWGLSGDELGTEARVLAVAEVYDALTLWRPYRPAMSPQEALMLMRSDAGLDRAVIVALEEHLGTTSG, from the coding sequence GTGGCCGCGCAGGCCCCGCCCATCCGTCTCTCCGAGGTCTTGTCCGCGCTGTCGTCCGCGCTGGATCTCGCCGAGGGCCAGCCGATCGGACACGCCGTGCGGACCGGCCTCATCGGCATGCGCCTGGCCGACGAATTGGGCCTCGACGCGGCGGCGCGCTCGGCGCTCCTCTACGCGCTGCTGCTCGCCAACGCGGGCGGTCCCGGCACCGCGGATGAGGTCACCGCGCTGCTCGATGGCGACGACCGCGCGCTCAAAGCGGGATTCGCGACCGTGGACTGGACGCGGGCCGTCGCGGCGGCCCGGTACGGGCTCCGCCACGCCGGCGAGGGCCGCCCGGTGTGGTCGCGGACCCGGGCGGTCGTCCGCACGGCGGGCTCTGTCGCCCGCGTCGCGCGCACGTTTATCACCGGACGCGCGGAGCGCGGAGCGGCGGTGGCGCGCCGCCTCGGATTGCCCGAGGCGACCGCGGAGGCGATCCGCGGCGCCGACGAGCAGTGGGACGGACGCGGCCATCCGATCGGCGCGCGCGGCGAGGCGATTCCGCTGCTCGCCAGGATCGTCGGGCTCGCGCGGACGGTCGACGTCTTTGCGACCGCGGGGGGCCCCGAGGCGGCCGTCCGCATGGCCCGCGCCCGGAGCGGAAAGTGGTTCGATCCCGCCCTGGCGGAGCGCGTCGCCGCCTGGGGCGGTGATGCGCTGTGGTGGACCGGCCTTCGGAGCTCGGGGGCGACCGCGCGGCTGGTCGCCGCCGAGCCGGCCGACCGCATCCGCATGGTCGACGACGCCGGCCTCGACGAGATCGCCCGCGCGTTCGCGGGCATCGTCGACTCCAAGCGCGCATGGACCGAAGGACACTCCGCGCGGGTCGGGGCACTCGCCGCCTCGATCGGCGCGGCGCTCGGGGCCGACGCCGCGGGGCGGCAGCGCCTCCTGCGCGCCGGGCTGCTCCACGACATCGGCGAGCTCAGCGTCGCCAACCGTGCGCTCGACAAATCGGACGCGCTGACGCCCGCGGAGTTCACCGAGATCAAACAGCACCCGCGCCAGACCTTCGAGATCCTCTCCAAGATCCCGCCGTTCGCCGACGTTGCCCGGCTCGCCGCGCTGCACCACGAGCGGCTCGACGGGAGCGGGTATCCCTGGGGCCTGTCCGGCGACGAGCTCGGCACAGAGGCCCGCGTGCTCGCCGTCGCCGAAGTCTACGACGCGCTGACCCTGTGGCGCCCGTACCGTCCGGCCATGAGCCCTCAGGAAGCGCTCATGCTGATGCGCAGCGACGCCGGGTTGGACCGCGCCGTCATCGTCGCGCTCGAAGAGCACCTCGGGACGACCAGCGGCTAG
- a CDS encoding MarR family transcriptional regulator, protein MPTLVSDRSVDRRRALAAECAARLVDVAPLIMRRVRARMRREMPDLTVPQFRSLVYIEVHRGCALRALADHLGTTPATSSALVDRLVQRGWVTRATDAANRRQVRLALTARGETRLGAARAAARREIAHAIADAPVAALLAARSGLDGLRELFLRTGAGGGR, encoded by the coding sequence ATGCCCACCCTCGTCTCCGACCGCTCGGTCGACCGCCGGCGGGCCCTCGCCGCGGAGTGCGCCGCCAGGCTCGTCGACGTCGCCCCGCTCATCATGCGGCGCGTCCGCGCCCGCATGCGGCGCGAGATGCCCGACCTGACGGTGCCGCAATTCCGGTCGCTCGTCTACATCGAGGTCCACCGCGGGTGCGCCCTGCGGGCGCTCGCCGATCACCTGGGGACCACGCCGGCGACATCCTCCGCGCTGGTCGACCGTCTCGTCCAGCGCGGGTGGGTGACACGCGCGACCGACGCCGCGAACCGCCGGCAGGTCCGCCTCGCCCTCACCGCGCGGGGCGAGACCCGGCTTGGGGCGGCCCGCGCCGCCGCCCGCCGCGAGATCGCGCACGCGATCGCGGACGCGCCTGTCGCGGCGCTGCTCGCCGCGCGCAGCGGACTCGACGGCCTGCGCGAGTTGTTCCTTCGCACGGGCGCCGGAGGCGGCCGATGA
- a CDS encoding DoxX family protein, with the protein MLSSRPFASDRWGLIGLRMIVGALFIIHGWPKVVAGGGGPGFAGGLAHMGFAPGALWAWIVTAVEFGGGVCLLLGVLVRPAAALIAIEMLVATAKVNWARGFYWTHGGWEMPVLMALLAAILAVTAPGSRRPAKRRTP; encoded by the coding sequence ATGCTGAGCAGCCGGCCGTTCGCGAGCGACCGGTGGGGTTTGATCGGCCTGCGGATGATCGTGGGGGCCTTGTTCATCATCCACGGATGGCCGAAGGTCGTGGCGGGAGGCGGGGGGCCCGGGTTTGCCGGCGGCCTCGCGCACATGGGCTTTGCGCCCGGGGCGCTGTGGGCGTGGATCGTCACGGCGGTCGAGTTCGGGGGCGGGGTCTGCCTGCTGCTCGGCGTGTTGGTCCGCCCCGCCGCCGCGCTCATCGCCATCGAGATGCTGGTGGCCACGGCCAAGGTCAACTGGGCCCGGGGGTTCTATTGGACCCACGGCGGATGGGAGATGCCGGTGCTGATGGCGCTGCTGGCGGCGATTCTCGCGGTCACCGCTCCCGGCTCACGTCGACCGGCCAAGCGCCGGACACCCTAA
- a CDS encoding ABC transporter permease: MRSFAPAVRPVVSPEPPAIPAFVRHAVTVAWAELLKLRRDPVELLSRAAQPTLWLLVFGQVMARVRGVPTGRLTYLDFMAPGVLAQSALFIAIFYGVAAIWERDVGVLHKLLVTPASRTALVAGKAMSAGARALSQAVIVYILALLIGIHLDPHPLHVLGVMVVIVIGAALFATLSLIIACIVKTRERVMGMGQLLTMPLFFASNAIYPISLMPGWLQVVSLVNPLTYEVDALRALMVRAGTSVYGLGLDLTVLVVAVTVLVAIAARMLPRIIT; the protein is encoded by the coding sequence GTGAGGTCCTTCGCACCCGCCGTACGGCCCGTCGTCTCTCCTGAGCCGCCGGCGATTCCCGCGTTCGTCCGCCACGCCGTCACGGTGGCGTGGGCCGAGCTCCTGAAGCTGCGGCGGGACCCCGTCGAGCTGTTGAGCCGCGCGGCGCAGCCGACCTTGTGGCTGCTGGTGTTCGGCCAGGTCATGGCGCGCGTCCGCGGAGTGCCGACCGGCCGGCTCACCTACCTGGACTTCATGGCCCCGGGCGTGCTGGCCCAGAGCGCCCTGTTCATCGCGATCTTCTACGGCGTGGCCGCGATCTGGGAGCGCGACGTCGGCGTGCTGCACAAGCTGCTCGTCACCCCGGCGTCGCGCACGGCGCTCGTGGCCGGCAAGGCCATGTCGGCCGGCGCGCGCGCGCTGTCGCAGGCGGTGATCGTCTACATCCTCGCCCTGCTGATCGGCATCCACCTCGACCCGCATCCGCTGCACGTGCTCGGGGTCATGGTGGTGATCGTGATCGGCGCCGCGCTGTTCGCGACGCTCTCGCTGATCATCGCCTGCATCGTCAAGACGCGCGAACGCGTGATGGGGATGGGCCAGCTGCTCACGATGCCGCTGTTCTTCGCGAGCAACGCGATCTACCCGATCAGCCTGATGCCGGGGTGGCTGCAGGTGGTCTCGCTGGTCAACCCGCTGACGTACGAGGTCGACGCCCTGCGCGCTCTGATGGTACGGGCCGGCACGAGCGTCTACGGGCTCGGCCTGGACCTGACCGTCCTCGTCGTCGCCGTGACCGTGCTCGTCGCGATCGCCGCGCGCATGCTCCCGCGCATCATCACCTGA